Genomic segment of Benincasa hispida cultivar B227 chromosome 1, ASM972705v1, whole genome shotgun sequence:
caaaaacaagttttttaaaattttcaaattttgatttgattttttaaaatacagaAAAAAGtagatcataaaataataaattatctgtaggctcaaattaaaaaaaaaaaaaaacttcaaaaaatcaaatgattaccacACAAGTCTGATTTCAACCCCAATGAATTTGCTCATTTCTGTGTGTACGTTTGATATGTTTTATAAAGTAAATATAgatgaatatatattataataataatataaaaagggCAAAAAAACCAGCGTATTTGGTCAAAATTTAAGGAGTACTTTTAACTAATTGAAAACACTTTCATGATAACCGTTTTATTAGATTGCacctaaaaaaattagaatgcAAGATTTTGGTCCACAGGTGTCTATAGAATATGGGTTATGTGAGAAGCTAAACCACAAAGCAATCCCACCTGAAGTGGCTCCAATGGATTGGAACTGGGGTTTCAATATCACAGACCTTCAAACAATATTGCCTACCGCTTCTACAGACCATTCTGTGGAACCTATTTATGAACAGGtacaaacaaacaaaactaGTTGGGGTTTATTTCCTAAcgtttctattttctattttctgttTCTTGTTCTCGTTTGTCATTTTCAAAGAAACAAACATGTTTAGTAAATCATCTCATTTCCTGTTTCAATATCTCACTTGATCATGATCAGATGCCACAATTTGGAGAGGCTCCTACGACGATATGATCGAGATTTCAACAAGTTTTCAAGACTGGCTGATAAATACCATTCCCAGAACATCATGCTCATCACTCATGGTGAGCCATGGATCAATATAGGTATAGCAATAATtgtgttattttctttttctctgttGTTTAAAGTATGGCTGCTTGTTTTTAGGCATAGGAGTTGGAGTTGTTTCTACAGTTCTGAAGGACACAAGGGTTGTTCATTTGATTATTGTGGATATGCTATCCTGAGGAGACCCATTTTTCTCACCGGTGATTCATTTGTTGCTGGAAACTTTGAATTGCGTTCACTTAATGACACTGCTGGTatcaaattttccaaatgaGTTTAAAGCTAGCTGACTCAGTGGATGGTCTCCTCAATCTTCACTATTCTTAGAGCAGCTTGTGGTTGTAACTAGTGAAATACAACCTGGTCGATCTTGGGTTCGATTCTTTACTAGCTCGAGTCGCACAAGAGCTTTATTTCTGTACTTGCAGCAAAGGTCACAGCTAGAAGTTTGTTTGTCAGTGATGAAAAACTCTATACCAGAATTCGGAGCTTTAGTGTATTGAGGATCTTTTGGGAAGTTTATTATATCAAGTGATCTTATCTTTAGCTATACAAGAGCCTGTTATGACTGCCAAAGTCAATTGTAAACACTAAAATGAACTGTATGGAGAATTTGGGAAATGCAAATAACTGCATAATTATATATTTCTGAAAATCAATCTTCAGCATTAGCAACCtgatagaaaataaaacaacaGTAGGGGTAGGGGAGGGGGTCACATTGGTTAGACTTCACACATCACTTTCATTTTCTCTCCTTGACAATTATCAGTATCATACCAATATCAAGAATTTTAGACTCATTTATTCaaagaaaacccaaaaataGAGAGAGATCAGCAGAGAGATATTTTGACAATCAAGGCAGGTGCAAACAATAGAGAGTGGCAATTTATTCCCAATGAAAGATATAGTTTCATTCTTTTTCTGGATTTGGCATGTGTTTGATCCCATCTTGCCCTTCTCTAAGTATCACCTCAAATTTCCCAAACACAAACGAATCGCCTTTCCGAAAAACAGGCCTCCGTAGTTCAACAAATGCACAATACTCAACTCCATACACGATCGTATCTTCCATAAACGTAGAAACCGCAACTCCAACCCCTTCGCCTGAAAACACACAACATCTTAGGCACAAACCATGGGGACGAGATATGACAGCTACCGAAAATACTACTTACCATGTGTGACAAGTAGCAAGTTCTCTGTCGGGTATTTATCAGCGAGTGTCTGGAACATATGAACGTACCGACGATGAGTAACTGCTGCTGACCCTTCCCAAGGAAGCATCTGAAGTTTTCAACAAACAACCTTTAGTTAAACAGAGCTAAAAACAAAGGCAAATACATTGAAGCTTCATTTGATAATGACTTCATTTGGCACTATCTACCTCTTTATGTACGCGTTCTGTGGAATGGTCAACGGTGCCACTGGGCAAAATGGCTTCAAGCTGTGGAATATCAAAACCCCAATTCTCATCCTTTGGAGCAACTTTTGGTCTGATTGCTTCACTGGTTAGCATCTCACATAGTCCATACTCTATAGAAACCTACAGTAATATGATCCCAAAGTGTCAAAATTCAACATttgcaggaaaaaaaaaaaaaaaaaaactgtacaAAAAGAGACTTGAGTGCAACAATCTGAAACTATTGGAAGGGTAAATTTTCCGTCAAAATTGAAGATTTGACACAATCTGAAATCAACATCAAAGTTAAACAAGTCAAGAAGAGTAGTTTTCTAAATAATGAATAAACTTCTTGGAGTCCTACTTTTCAGCTGAAGACTTGGTCATCTGATATCATAATGTTAAGATCAATCATGAGAAAATTAACGCAAGTGAAGACTCTATTTTCTAGTTTCCAATTATTTCGCACTTCAGTTCTCAATTTTGGGGAGAAAAGTGAGACTAAtctcaaggttttttttttaaaaaaaagacatatatatataacaaccaAATTTGGCTTTTAAATATATTACATGAACAGTACACAAAACAACTTTTACCATTCAAAAGCATAATAATTAGACAATCATCTGAAGCAGCAAttattgaaaatgaattttttcaGTACCAAAGAACAAATCTTTGTTTCAAAAAGTTGAGAAGAACTTTTCAACAAGCCTTTTTCCAAACAACAGTGCAGGCTATAATTATATAACAAAGTAGATGTCATATCACCTTCATCTGTCAAAGTCAGAGATTGTTTTGTGAGTTTGGTTTTTCACCTAAATCAAACTATAAACCAACTATTTTTTAAAGCTATTTTATGTTTAAGCCCAACTCAAGTTTCCCTGAAATGTGGCTGACAATTTTACCAAAAAATCTAACAGTATTCAGAGTGGCAGCAAACTCAAAAAAGGACAAGAAAAAGACAAGATAAAGAAATTTCAGAGATATGTTTATTACTATACCGAGGAACAAGAAAATGTCATCCTTATTTTATATCTATTAAATATCTATTGATATCTCCGACAATTTGTAAAGGTAGAAAATTGAACTCCTGACCTGGATGATAGTGCAGATGGACGTAACTACGTTCATGttgactttattttattatttttgtttaaactaaaaaaaacgtcataaataaaaatatattaatatcaaCATCGGAAATAAAAATatcttaattattaaattttgtgaCTCGCAGATGTTGATATTGCTTCGATATATTAGAAATATTGAAATCTCTATCTCAAGAAACTTTCATTATTACCAATTCCTTATCTGTCTGAATAtacaaaaaaatgtcaaactgaAATCGACCCATCGAAATTCCTCAAACGAAAACCcagaaccaaaaaaaaaaaaaaaaagaaaagaaaaatcggGAAATTAATGTAAAATTCCTAAGGCAGGCATCATAGTTGAGAACAGAAGAGAAGCAAAAGTCAACGATGGAGATGGTGAAAATTGGCTGACCTTGAGAGTGGTGGAGGGATTGGCGTCGGCGGCGGAGAGGGCTTGGAGGAGTTGGGCGGCGGTCTGGACGCAGCGGAGGAAAGGGGAGACGAAGACACGGTGAAAAGAGAAGGGGAGAATGTTGAGGAAAGTCCGACCCGTATCGAAGGCCCGAACCAGGCCGTCCTTATAAAGGGGCGGGTCCCAAGGCCGGACGGCGGTGGCTGACCATGACCGCTCGAAGTTGTCGAAACGGTCGCCGTGACGCATAACGACGACGTGTTGGTAAAAGTCCGGCTCGGCGTTGCCATTGGATGAAATTTCCATACCGGAAAttgcttttttcttctttttttgtttttgttttactgTTTGATTTTGTGAAATAGCGAAAAAGTCTAACAGGCCACAGAGTAAAAAGATTTTAATGATGAATCTTCGTACTTTGTGAACGCCGCTttatatataagaaaacatatctcaattcatatatttatatattaaaggCTATAAAGTTGATGGTTCTAAAACTCAATTCTTATTGTATTAAAAATCCTATAtgaactaaagaaaaaaaaaattgaccatAGGTTTGGTATGttgtatcaattttatatttttttttcaaaaagatataaattaaaatatcattttgattattgtaattttatttgtctaattttagttaatatatttttaataaatcttaaatttaagaccttaaaattaatttttatcgaaATGAATAAAACAACCAACTTTTATTTTAGTGCAAGATAAAGACACTATATAGatataattttaaactttataaataaaattctaatagagactaattttttttatgggaaaaaaataaaaaaaaaaatagataaaccaaaataaaatggAATCGTATAGgaaatatatattaacttatatgattgattaaaaaaaaatagtaagtaAGTGGGTCCCACCGAAGTTGTTTGAAGTATATGTGCATAACTCTCTTTCTCTCGCGATCGAGAAGCATTTGAATATATGAAATGTGTCTCTCTcccaccaattttgaacaaatcAATGGTTATGATTTTTATTAGGGTCGGTAAAATTTTCCATCTCCGTCTCCATCCCTCTGGGGGAGTATCTCaactctctctatatatatatgtatgtttatctCGAACGAGAAGTAAACAAAATGTCTATGTTAGAGTTTCATTTTAAAGCCGCACATAATTTTCACGTGTAATATGACTTCTTAAATGTAGGGATTCAAGGGAtagtaacaattttttttttaattttttttatttttaatagaagTGATTTTTCATCTTTTCGTCATCTTCAAAATTTCTCTACTTATTCAAGAATAATCAGAGTGAGACTTTTCTTGCTCATTTTGGTAGGATTTTGAATAtaagaaataattttattaaggaGATTTTGACTTGGTTTTAAAGAGATCAACAAATCACTAATgcaaaatataaattgattatatgaaagtttgaagtttaaattgatataataattaatttgtggTTTTGATTGATATGACTcaaaaattcaataataaaagttttttttttggtcataTACTCTTGAAATAAGAGTTTTTGTCTTGCAGATTTTAGGCTTGACAAACTTTTGGGACAATATGAGTTCAAACTGAGCTCAAATTATATTCATTTACGTTCATTTCAATATGAAACTCTATTTTTTCTAGTTCAACAATTGTAGAGTGGAGATTGAATCATCTATTTTAATATGATATctaatttactaaaaaaaaaaatcaaaatattatttaattttaacaatcAAAGTATTGTAATTAATGTGTGAGGTGAGGAATCGAATCTCAGACCACAAAATTGATAGTATGAACATTATACCAGTTAAGCTATGCTCTTGTTCCCACACTTTTCCCTCTCCCctcaaaaaaaatttcttctaactaCCACTACGATCATATTAAAGTTAATTAGCaatgttataaataaaaacttttgtATATAGACAATAAGCCTCTACTTATTTGCTTTGTATAAAGCTCTTGATATTactattaattaatcattagggaaaatgatatatataaaaattgaataataataacaaactaATTTATATCTTGAAGAATACAGATAATTATAGTGTAAAAGTACATAATGTATACAATAACGGTGTTCAAAAGTAAGCCCGACAAAATCACAAAGCTTATATTTAGTATGATACTATCTAACGTTCCTCCATTCAGATGATCGAGAATTATATAGTGTTCATTGCAAGCTAGTGATAGGAAGAACTTATCGTTGAAGCTTTTTGATTATTCTCTCCACTCATAATCTTGTGGTTTTACTTTTATCTATTATTTGATTTATGATTATTTGCTTAAATAGTTATGATGTTAATATATTTAGGAAAATACATgctctaaattaaaattttaatttgagaaaaattaatgaaaCGACTAAAATGgttattatttagtttttaaagtaTATAGTGAGTAAAATATAAACTTTGGAAGGGAAATTTAAACACACAAATTCAGACCTAGTTGTTGTTAGTATTATTGCTATTGTTagtattcttttaatttaaaaaaaaaatcaaaatgacgTAAGAGATGCTTATGTAATAAATGGATGTAATTGTAAGACAAGTCGAAGCCTGTCAATGACGTGTTCgtatatatatttagaatttGTCACCTCCATGTATTATTCTTCGCAATTTccaatattaatatattattacaatattttattttcatttaatttttgagATATAcaacatttattttaaaagtttaaatcctattttactTTCTCaactttgaattttattctattttgattttaaaacttttaaaaacatctattttaatctctcaattttaaaaaatatttattttgatcattatttttaagattttgttaatTCTATACAGATGGAATCTATTTAAGAATAAATTCCATCTAGTATGGGTTGAGCAAGATAAAGATAAAATATTGAAGGACCAAAATCTGGAATACAAAATGACTTTTGAAATCTCCTATAGAAAATCGCATTATcatctaattcaaaattgaaacactAGATTTTTAAGGATGACTAACTTATTTGGCAGTCAAGTTATCCAAAAATACAAGTTGTCTCATTATTCTGTTTAAGAGTTAATAGGATCTTAATAGTAGGGAACGAACAAACCCTTTTTAAAAGTGTTAGGGATTAGAAtggatatttttaaaagt
This window contains:
- the LOC120073424 gene encoding uncharacterized protein LOC120073424 gives rise to the protein MEISSNGNAEPDFYQHVVVMRHGDRFDNFERSWSATAVRPWDPPLYKDGLVRAFDTGRTFLNILPFSFHRVFVSPFLRCVQTAAQLLQALSAADANPSTTLKVSIEYGLCEMLTSEAIRPKVAPKDENWGFDIPQLEAILPSGTVDHSTERVHKEMLPWEGSAAVTHRRYVHMFQTLADKYPTENLLLVTHGEGVGVAVSTFMEDTIVYGVEYCAFVELRRPVFRKGDSFVFGKFEVILREGQDGIKHMPNPEKE